One Companilactobacillus heilongjiangensis genomic window, TTTGTTTTCACGGATTGCTAAGAATATTGATGAATTAATACTACAAACACAATTATTTCATTAATATAGAATTCTTAATTACAAAAATATCCAGATATTTTAATAATTGATGATTAGGATATTACTTCTATAGATTAACTGATTATAACTAGGCGAAATACTCTCAGCTCTGGAGACGGCAGACGGCTTTAGTGATACCCTTTAGGTAAATAAAGAAGGGGTGAGACCAATGCAATTTAATTTTGATAAGATAAATGATCGTCGTAACGCCAACTCTGTGAAATGGAACGTCAAGGAACATGAGCTACCAATGTGGGTCGCTGATATGGATATCCAAACGGCTCCAGCGATTGTGGAAGCTATGCACAAAGATGTGGACCGTGGTATTTTTGGTTATCAATATGTTCCAGAAGCCTATTTCAAAGCAGTTTCCAGTTGGTACAAGATTGAACACAACTTTGAGCCAGAGACTGATTGGTTGGTTTTCAGCAACGGAATAATGCCAACGATTGGTTCGATTTTGCGCCACTTAACTGATGTTGGTGACAACGTTTTGATTCAAGAGCCCAATTACAATTCATTTTTCCAAGCAATTGAAAACAATGGCCGTCACATTTTGAACAGTGAGCTGACTTACAAGAATGGGCAGTACAGCATTGATTGGAAAGATTTGGAAACGAAGATGCTTGATCCCCAAACTAGCGTCATGATTGTCTGCAATCCGCACAATCCAAGTGGTCATATTTGGGATAAGGCAACGTTAACTAAGATTGGGCAGATGGCTAAGCAACATAATGTCCTAATTATTTCTGATGAAATTCATGGCGATTTAACGATGCCAGGTCACGACTATGTTCCATTTGCTTCATTAGATTCTGATGTGACTGACAATAGTATTTCCCTAGTTTCACCAAGTAAAACGTTTAATGTGGCTATTCTGCACGCCGCAACAATGATTATTCCAAATGAACAATTGCGTCAAAGAGCTACCAGAGCTGTTTCCGTTGACGGTATAAATGAACCTGGAATTTTGGCAGTCGATGCCTCAATTGCAGCTTATACTGAAGGTCACGAATGGCTTCATGAATTGCGTAAATATATCCAAGGTAATCGTGAATATTTGGAAAAATTTGTTCAAGATAATATCCCCGAAATCAAAGTTATCCCAGCTGAATCAACCTATCTGGCATGGATCGATTGTCGACAATTGACTGATAAATCGGATGACTTTAATCAATTCTTGCGTGACGAAACTGGTTTGTATTTGGCTGAAGGTACTAAGTATCGTGGCAATGGGAACTGTTTCTTAAGAATGAATTTGGCTACACCTAGATGTAACGTTGAAGATGGTGTTGAGAGATTGAGAAAAGGTATTAATAAGTTTACTAATAGGAAATAAAAAAACGCTGAGACTTAAAAAATCTCAGCGTTTTTTGCTATTTAATTAAAACCATAATAATTGGCACAACGATTAAACTCAACAAAGTGGTTTCGGTAACCATGATTGCCGCGTAGTCTGAATCGGCGTGATAAAGTTTGGCAACAACGGGGGCGTTTGTCATAACGGGCATTGCTGCCTGAACAATGAAGACTTGTCTCATCAATGGTGTAGCAGGTATGAAGAGGAACAACGCTGCCATTAACAGTGGAGCACATAAGAAGCGTCCAAAGAGGATTGCCCAGTTGTCTTTGTGGAAAGAAATATTTTTGAGACCGGCGTTATAGATTGAAATACCGATGAATATCATTGATAACGGAATAGTTAGCCCACCCAAGTATTCAAAGTCAGACATCAAGAATTTTGGCAAATGAATATTGAGCATTACTAAAATCAAACCAATGATGAATCCCATTAATGGTGGGGAGAATACTTTCTTGAGAGTTGTCTTGAGTTTGAAATGACCCTTAATTTCACCATCCATTTGGATTAAGTATGTTCCCAATGTCCAGAAAAATGTCGTGTTAGCCATGTAATAAACAAGGACGTAGGGTAAACTTTTTTCTCCAAAGAGTGCCATGTTGACGGGTAAGCCAACGAAGACGGTATTGGAGTTAAAGAACATGGAAGAGAAGAGTCCTTTATGTTTGGGGTCAATTTTGAGGATTTTAATCAGGAGAATTGAAATAAAGATCAAAATGGTCATTGAAATGACAGGAATTGCCAAGTCGGGCAACAATTTGATCAACTTTGCGGCCGTAAAATCTTTAGTAATGGTCGAAATCATGTATGTTGGCAAAGCCACTTGTGTGACTAACTTGGCGATTAATCTAGTTGAATTTTCAGAAAACCAACCAAGTGCACTGAGGCCGTAGCCCACAGCGATTAAACCGATGATTATTAGAATTCCTTGAATACTGGAAAAGAAAACACCCATATAAAGGACACCTTTCATATTATATATACGGCTTATGTTACACTTTTTTGAAAAATTTTGAAAAGAGAATATTGTAGTGAAAATAGGTACGGTCCAATATAAAAAGTGGACGAGTCTAAATTCTTGTAAAATGTAATCGCTGTCTTACAATAGAACCATAAGATAATAAGTACCTTTTAAATAGGAGGAATTGATTATGGCTTATAAAACAGTCAATCCATATACAAATGAACTCGTAAAATCGTACCCTGACGCTACATCTGAAGAAATTGAAACAGCATTGAGCACTGGACATGCACTATATAAACAGTGGCGTGATGAACCTGTCGAAAGTCGAGCTGTTATTTTGCACGAAATTGCTGACCGTTTGCGTGAGAATGAAGACGAATTGGCAAAAATCGCAACAACTGACATGGGTAAACTTTACGCTGAATCAAAAGGTGAAGTTGAACTCTGTGCCATCATCGCTGACTATTATGCTGACAACGGCACCGACATGTTGAAACCAACTCCACTCAGCAGTCGCAATACTGGGGATGCCGAAATTTTACACCAAGCAACTGGTGTTTTGATGATGGTTGAACCTTGGAACTTTCCATATTATCAAATCATGCGTGTCTTTGCCCCTAACTTTATGGTCGGCAATCCGATGATTTTGAAACATGCTTCAAATACTCCTGGCTCAGCTGCCGCATTTGAAAAGATTGTTAAAGATGCTGGTGCTCCCGAGGGTAGTTTGACAAACTTATTTGCCAGTTACGACCAAGTAGCTGATATCATTGCTGATCCTCGTGTTCAAGGCGTTGCTTTGACCGGATCCAAGCGTGGTGGGCAATCAGTTGCCGAATCAGCAGCCAAGAGTTTGAAGAAGAACTCAATGGAACTCGGTGGCTCCGATGCCTTTGTTGTTTTGTCAGACGCTGACGTTGATAAAGCAGTCGATTTGGCATGGCGTGTCCGGATTTATAACGCGGGTCAAGTATGTACTTCAGCCAAGCGATTTATCGTTGCTGACAATTTGTACGATGAATTCTTGAAGAAACTAAAAGCTAACTTTGAAAAATTGGTTCCCGGCGATCCAATGGATCCAAAGACTACGATTGCCCCAATGAATTCCAAGCGTGCTAAGGAGAAGTTGCAAGGTCAAATTGACAAAGCTGTTGCTGGTGGTGCTAAGGTTTACTATGGCAATCAACCAATCGACTTGCCTGGTCAATTTATTCAACCAACTATTTTGACTGACATTGCTCCTGATAACCCTGAATTTTACGATGAAATGTTTGGACCTGTTGCTCAAGTATTCAAGGTCAGTTCTGATCAAGAGGCAATCGATTTAGCCAATGATTCTGAATTAGGTTTAGGTGGAATCGTTGTTTCAGCTGATCCACAACATGGTAAAGCGGTAGCCGAAAAGATTGAAACTGGGATGGTATTTGTAAATTCATTCTTAGTTTCATTGCCTGAATTGCCATTTGGTGGTGTTAAAGGTTCTGGTTATGGACGTGAAATGAGCCAATTAGGTTTGACGGCATTTACTAATGAGAAGTTAGTGGTTACAGCTCAAGAACCAGACTGGACCAATCCAGCCGGTGGGTTGGCAGTTTTTAAATAAACTAAGCGAGCCGCCTTTGGTGGCGAGGTATGGAGTACCGCTATGGGACCGGTGCGAGCCAAGGTCTCGCGCCTCGATTTTGAGCTTTGCAAAAACCGCAAATCTCAAAATACGTCGGTGGAGTATGAGCAGAAAATCACTGCTCTAACACCACCTGCACTGCGGACTACATTACTGACACCTCCGGCTAGAATATTTTTTAAAAACTTTGGTTTTAATAAGAATAAATTCAAAAAAAGCGGACTACCAAATTCTGGTAATTCGCTTTCTTACTGTGCTGATAATTTATTGTATATATCATTGGACATATCTTTTTCGAACACTTCTCTGTAAGTGTAGACGTAAGCCCCTTTGGCAGTGACTTCTAGGAAATGGCCTTGTTTCAATTTTCCCATACCAGTGAATTTGATTGGATGTTCGTTCCCATTTTTGTCGTAACTTGTCAGTGTGTAGTCATAGTTGCCATAGCCATCTTCGTCACGTCCTTTGGCATTGTCAATCTTGACGTAGTAAGGTTGTTTCTTGACTAGGAAGTTGTATTGTCCCAGCATTGATGCGAAATCATCAGTCTTATCTTTTGTATAGAAACAAGCTCCAACATAGACTACTCCGACAATTGATATTGTTAGCAAGATTGAATGCAATAATTTTCT contains:
- a CDS encoding NAD-dependent succinate-semialdehyde dehydrogenase, which produces MAYKTVNPYTNELVKSYPDATSEEIETALSTGHALYKQWRDEPVESRAVILHEIADRLRENEDELAKIATTDMGKLYAESKGEVELCAIIADYYADNGTDMLKPTPLSSRNTGDAEILHQATGVLMMVEPWNFPYYQIMRVFAPNFMVGNPMILKHASNTPGSAAAFEKIVKDAGAPEGSLTNLFASYDQVADIIADPRVQGVALTGSKRGGQSVAESAAKSLKKNSMELGGSDAFVVLSDADVDKAVDLAWRVRIYNAGQVCTSAKRFIVADNLYDEFLKKLKANFEKLVPGDPMDPKTTIAPMNSKRAKEKLQGQIDKAVAGGAKVYYGNQPIDLPGQFIQPTILTDIAPDNPEFYDEMFGPVAQVFKVSSDQEAIDLANDSELGLGGIVVSADPQHGKAVAEKIETGMVFVNSFLVSLPELPFGGVKGSGYGREMSQLGLTAFTNEKLVVTAQEPDWTNPAGGLAVFK
- a CDS encoding MalY/PatB family protein, which encodes MQFNFDKINDRRNANSVKWNVKEHELPMWVADMDIQTAPAIVEAMHKDVDRGIFGYQYVPEAYFKAVSSWYKIEHNFEPETDWLVFSNGIMPTIGSILRHLTDVGDNVLIQEPNYNSFFQAIENNGRHILNSELTYKNGQYSIDWKDLETKMLDPQTSVMIVCNPHNPSGHIWDKATLTKIGQMAKQHNVLIISDEIHGDLTMPGHDYVPFASLDSDVTDNSISLVSPSKTFNVAILHAATMIIPNEQLRQRATRAVSVDGINEPGILAVDASIAAYTEGHEWLHELRKYIQGNREYLEKFVQDNIPEIKVIPAESTYLAWIDCRQLTDKSDDFNQFLRDETGLYLAEGTKYRGNGNCFLRMNLATPRCNVEDGVERLRKGINKFTNRK
- a CDS encoding YxeA family protein; amino-acid sequence: MRKLLHSILLTISIVGVVYVGACFYTKDKTDDFASMLGQYNFLVKKQPYYVKIDNAKGRDEDGYGNYDYTLTSYDKNGNEHPIKFTGMGKLKQGHFLEVTAKGAYVYTYREVFEKDMSNDIYNKLSAQ
- a CDS encoding AEC family transporter, which translates into the protein MGVFFSSIQGILIIIGLIAVGYGLSALGWFSENSTRLIAKLVTQVALPTYMISTITKDFTAAKLIKLLPDLAIPVISMTILIFISILLIKILKIDPKHKGLFSSMFFNSNTVFVGLPVNMALFGEKSLPYVLVYYMANTTFFWTLGTYLIQMDGEIKGHFKLKTTLKKVFSPPLMGFIIGLILVMLNIHLPKFLMSDFEYLGGLTIPLSMIFIGISIYNAGLKNISFHKDNWAILFGRFLCAPLLMAALFLFIPATPLMRQVFIVQAAMPVMTNAPVVAKLYHADSDYAAIMVTETTLLSLIVVPIIMVLIK